A single region of the Caretta caretta isolate rCarCar2 chromosome 25, rCarCar1.hap1, whole genome shotgun sequence genome encodes:
- the ANKLE1 gene encoding ankyrin repeat and LEM domain-containing protein 1 isoform X1, with protein sequence MSRAGPAVLAARLCEALHGEEAPDVEALLKQGADPNLVLPEGIAAIHLAAGKERESGVRCLKLILQYGGNPNARSIEELTPLHVAASWGCYKCLKLLLRNGGDPNLEDQDGNRAIDLALEQGNKMCVQILQGFQHACLPEEADGANMHTFCHEDFRRTESFLSILTDDYTETGIISSLSEAWDEPGLLSSTQKCLPDRSPSNAGLGVTFNNAAAADASGRLSCIPGNLQDHPCGSMPLSTLAFCAYSHPGRSQGPSTLSDNDPSSRPGLPQPVLSSTWLSASNEPQELTSSLTTTQGLPGDEASASPSSETDNGLTPPGRGYEDTTDGGHDLSSQPVPCQDESISKEPMIFSQPQRCSMSHAVRARRSVSFCESPKIFPLRNNGNWKESPSGPCCNPRASDANGTMGLSQLSDFLNLEMLGKVNGQEGLDVTSPDHVYLFCRANSTAIYDLEKTVMDPTFLARTHENSDSPFATGQVLSGGPESSGSQYGSCDSDCYISAIDASDHSELKKCLEGKDGCTGGDTQCCSSSLCAGDGSADSSCTGSKDGSSRACLGKQLMASTTGQSCEKLVEMPSAMETVMQHVSRSESQNTEIARGRHLCASSEASHISRDGSGLTSAGKPASELCTCGTAHESLKDMGISSPSQALQAECVPYKQNDRGSNILSTQQPHQLTPAAVAVEEAGPREAASTVNYRQIIADWVLQGKLKGMVLSTESSLSARTELTSSQWVARKADIQEWDPSANGCDPETADTVLLGGATGGMPDMGTPGGAAGGTPDTGTPGGDMEDNSREEEMNGNPFRGRSVKPPSLSSEADTLVIQCLASPADSSGEEELSYLSETEKMFPTKSFHSPLLPCHVTPRTKSRLTSAARDSNSSSSLFEETLEMPRRPRRIRSPQGMPWMPVGPAPCLEGNTAGGSWVAPGGENASCWEAEETNDLDDTEIIAKATSRSGSSAGRSSYPDASPTVLLDSDGGTNEQALSGNKGEAKPGAACHGGIPPHLPSSDTDNPPLDSMWLTEDGEGHCTDPTWQVALTKPLGATAFSQAESDAVSEECGRVLLSACLQEERRQPQLDAKRQPGPSRVSFSRLSSRRPSRATSATDHLSGRLSPVLDSCSQDFPLSPGGRPVNLSTCEPVEYLYMDEEKGYALIERHVPCTDNASVLADTTSSDDTIVYDWRAYQSKLAEQESKENQPPQCKAPVATSRLHLLSDEALIRKLRKLGANPGPVTGLTRKLYEQLLDKLMKDPNTQARKRSAGLSPELASALEAFQIPDCKDDDMVLSRQFDKPDKNRKWREGVLKSSFNYLLLDPRVTQNLPFRCQHLSQADCFRIFVSAIFYVGKGKRSRPYSHLYQSLTHYKGGKKQACPKVQQILDIWAGGQGVISVHCFQNVIPVEAYTREACLVDAIGLKMLTNQKKGNYYGVVASWPMKRRRCLGIHMLHRAMQIFLAEGERQLRPADIQIGQ encoded by the exons GGATGTGGAAGCACTGCTGAAGCAGGGTGCGGATCCTAACCTGGTTCTGCCAGAAGGAATTGCAGCGATCCATCTGGCTGCTGGCAAAGAAAGGGAAAGTGGGGTTCGTTGTCTGAAGCTGATTCTCCAGTATGGCGGCAACCCAAATGCCAG GTCAATAGAGGAACTCACTCCATTGCATGTAGCAGCTTCTTGGGGATGTTACAAATGCTTGAAGCTGCTACTGAGGAACGGAGGGGACCCAAATCTCGAAGACCAG GATGGAAACAGAGCAATCGACTTAGCCTTGGAACAGGGAAACAAGATGTGTGTGCAAATCCTGCAGGGCTTCCAGCATGCCTGTCTCCCAGAGGAGGCTGATGGAGCAAACATGCACACAT TCTGCCATGAAGACTTCAGAAGAACTGAGAGCTTCCTTTCCATTCTGACTGATGACTACACAGAAACCGGTATCATCTCAAGTCTTTCTGAAGCGTGGGATGAACCTGGACTGCTCAGCAGCACCCAAAAGTGTCTGCCGGACAGGAGTCCCAGTAACGCAGGGCTGGGTGTCACCTTTAACAACGCGGCAGCTGCCGATGCAAGTGGCCGGCTGAGTTGTATCCCAGGGAATCTCCAGGACCATCCGTGCGGTTCAATGCCCCTGTCCACATTGGCCTTTTGTGCCTATTCACACCCGGGGCGTTCCCAAGGACCTTCCACTTTGTCTGACAACGATCCTAGCAGCCGTCCTGGCCTACCTCAGCCAGTACTGTCCAGCACTTGGCTTTCAGCCAGTAATGAGCCTCAAGAACTAACTTCAAGTCTGACTACAACACAGGGCCTTCCTGGGGATGAAGCTTCTGCTTCTCCTTCCTCAGAGACAGACAATGGTTTGACACCACCTGGCCGTGGCTATGAAGACACAACAGATGGTGGTCACGATCTGTCTTCCCAGCCAGTGCCTTGCCAGGATGAATCCATTTCAAAGGAGCCCATGATCTTCTCTCAACCACAGCGTTGCAGCATGAGCCATGCAGTGCGAGCACGGAGAAGTGTCAGTTTCTGTGAGTCCCCTAAAATTTTCCCCCTCCGTAACAATGGGAACTGGAAGGAAAGCCCTTCCGGGCCATGCTGCAACCCCAGAGCTAGTGATGCCAACGGGACTATGGGCCTGTCCCAGCTCAGTGACTTCCTCAATCTCGAAATGTTAGGAAAGGTGAATGGCCAGGAAGGATTGGATGTCACATCCCCAGACCACGTGTACCTGTTCTGTCGGGCCAACTCCACAGCCATTTATGACTTGGAAAAGACAGTGATGGATCCAACGTTCCTGGCCAGAACGCATGAAAATTCAGACTCTCCCTTCGCCACTGGACAGGTGCTTAGCGGAGGCCCCGAGAGCAGCGGCAGCCAATATGGCAGCTGTGACAGCGACTGTTACATTAGTGCCATAGATGCTTCTGACCACAGTGAGCTGAAGAAATGCTTGGAAGGGAAAGATGGCTGTACCGGTGGAGATACACAAtgctgcagctcttctctgtgtGCCGGGGACGGAAGTGCTGATTCCAGCTGCACTGGCAGCAAAGATGGGAGTTCACGAGCGTGCTTAGGCAAACAGTTGATGGCCAGCACCACAGGTCAGAGCTGCGAGAAGCTGGTAGAAATGCCATCTGCAATGGAAACAGTTATGCAGCACGTGTCCCGCTCCGAGTCACAGAACACAGAGATTGCAAGAGGAAGGCATTTATGTGCTAGTTCTGAAGCATCCCATATTAGCAGGGATGGTTCTGGTTTGACCTCTGCTGGGAAGCCAGCTTCAGAGCTGTGTACCTGCGGCACTGCACACGAATCTCTCAAAGACATGGGGATATCGAGCCCTTCCCAAGCGTTACAGGCTGAGTGTGTCCCTTACAAGCAGAATGACAGAGGCTCAAACATCTTGTCAACTCAGCAACCACATCAGTTGACACCGGCTGCTGTTGCAGTTGAGGAGGCTGGTCCTCGGGAAGCTGCCTCCACTGTGAACTACAGGCAAATTATTGCAGACTGGGTACTGCAGGGTAAATTGAAGGGGATGGTGCTTTCCACAGAGAGCAGTCTCTCTGCAAGGACAGAACTGACCAGTAGCCAGTGGGTAGCAAGAAAAGCCGATATTCAGGAATGGGATCCCTCTGCAAATGGGTGTGACCCAGAGACAGCGGACACGGTGCTGCTAGGCGGGGCCACGGGTGGGATGCCGGACATGGGGACGCCAGGTGGGGCCGCAGGAGGGACGCCGGACACGGGGACGCCAGGCGGGGACATGGAAGACAATAGCAGAGAGGAAGAAATGAACGGCAACCCATTCAGAGGGAGATCGGTAAAGCCTCCCAGTCTGAGCAGTGAAGCTGACACCTTAGTGATCCAGTGCCTTGCCAGTCCCgctgacagctctggagaagAGGAGCTCTCTTACTTGAGTGAGACAGAGAAGATGTTTCCCACAAAGTCCTTCCACTCACCACTGCTTCCCTGCCACGTCACCCCCAGAACAAAGAGCCGCTTGACGTCCGCAGCGCGTGACAGCAACTCCTCCTCATCGCTCTTCGAGGAGACGCTGGAGATGCCAAGGCGGCCCAGGAGAATTAGGAGCCCCCAGGGGATGCCTTGGATGCCAGTTGGCCCTGCCCCCTGTCTGGAAGGTAATACCGCAGGGGGGAGCTGGGTCGCTCCGGGAGGTGAAAATGCATCTTGTTGGGAAGCAGAAGAAACGAATGACCTGGATGATACTGAAATAATCGCAAAAGCCACTAGCCGCTCAGGGTCCTCTGCTGGTCGTAGCAGCTACCCAGATGCCAGCCCCACGGTGCTGCTAGACTCTGATGGGGGCACCAATGAGCAGGCCTTGTCTGGTAACAAGGGCGAAGCCAAGCCAGGTGCTGCCTGCCACGGTGgcatccctccccacctcccaagcTCCGATACAGACAACCCTCCATTAGACAGCATGTGGCTGACGGAGGATGGGGAGGGTCATTGCACAGACCCAACATGGCAGGTTGCTCTCACCAAGCCCCTTGGTGCAACAGCCTTCTCCCAGGCTGAGTCCGATGCTGTGAGTGAGGAATGTGGGAGAGTGTTGCTCAGTGCGTGCCTGCAAGAGGAGCGCCGTCAGCCTCAGCTGGATGCCAAGAGGCAGCCTGGTCCCTCCAGGGTTAGTTTCAGTCGGCTATCTTCCAGGAGGCCTTCTCGGGCAACGTCTGCCACCGACCACCTGTCAGGGAGGCTGAGCCCCGTGCTGGACTCATGCAGCCAGGACTTTCCCCTCTCACCCGGCGGCCGCCCTGTGAACCTCAGTACCTGTGAGCCAGTGGAATATCTCTACATGGACGAGGAGAAAGGGTACGCGCTAATCGAGCGTCACGTCCCGTGCACGGACAACGCATCTGTCCTTGCAGACACTACGAGCTCCGATGACACTATCGTTTATGACTGGAGAGCCTACCAGAGCAAACTGGCGGAGCAGGAGAGCAAGGAGAACCAGCCACCGCAGTGCAAGGCACCAGTGGCAACCTCCAGGCTGCATCTCCTTTCCGACGAGGCCCTCATTAGGAAGCTGAGAAAGCTGGGTGCGAACCCAGGGCCCGTTACGGGTCTAACGAGGAAGCTCTACGAGCAGCTGCTCGACAAACTGATGAAAGATCCGAACACCCAGGCCAGGAAGAGGTCTGCAG GACTCAGCCCTGAGCTGGCCTCTGCGCTAGAGGCTTTTCAGATCCCCGACTGCAAGGACGACGACATGGTTCTCTCCAGACAGTTCGACAAGCCCGACAAGAACAGGAAGTGGAGGGAGGGCGTGCTGAAGTCCAGCTTTAACTATCTGCTGTTGGACCCCAG GGTGACTCAGAACTTACCTTTCCGCTGCCAGCACCTGAGCCAGGCTGACTGCTTTAGGATTTTCGTCAGTGCCATCTTCTACGTGGGCAAAGGAAAACGCTCCCGACCCTACAGCCACCTCTACCAGTCCTTAACTCACTACAAAGGTGGAAAGAAGCAG GCGTGCCCCAAAGTGCAGCAGATCCTGGACATCTGGGCGGGCGGCCAGGGCGTGATCTCCGTGCACTGCTTCCAGAACGTCATCCCAGTGGAAGCTTACACGCGGGAGGCCTGCTTGGTGGATGCGATTG ggttAAAGATGCTCACCAATCAGAAGAAGGGGAATTACTATGGCGTTGTGGCAAGCTGGCCCATGAAGCGTCGCCGGTGCCTGGGGATTCACATGCTGCACAGGGCCATGCAGATCTTCCTGGCGGAAGGGGAACGGCAGCTGCGTCCCGCAGACATCCAGATTGGGCAGTGA
- the ANKLE1 gene encoding ankyrin repeat and LEM domain-containing protein 1 isoform X2, protein MSRAGPAVLAARLCEALHGEEAPSIEELTPLHVAASWGCYKCLKLLLRNGGDPNLEDQDGNRAIDLALEQGNKMCVQILQGFQHACLPEEADGANMHTFCHEDFRRTESFLSILTDDYTETGIISSLSEAWDEPGLLSSTQKCLPDRSPSNAGLGVTFNNAAAADASGRLSCIPGNLQDHPCGSMPLSTLAFCAYSHPGRSQGPSTLSDNDPSSRPGLPQPVLSSTWLSASNEPQELTSSLTTTQGLPGDEASASPSSETDNGLTPPGRGYEDTTDGGHDLSSQPVPCQDESISKEPMIFSQPQRCSMSHAVRARRSVSFCESPKIFPLRNNGNWKESPSGPCCNPRASDANGTMGLSQLSDFLNLEMLGKVNGQEGLDVTSPDHVYLFCRANSTAIYDLEKTVMDPTFLARTHENSDSPFATGQVLSGGPESSGSQYGSCDSDCYISAIDASDHSELKKCLEGKDGCTGGDTQCCSSSLCAGDGSADSSCTGSKDGSSRACLGKQLMASTTGQSCEKLVEMPSAMETVMQHVSRSESQNTEIARGRHLCASSEASHISRDGSGLTSAGKPASELCTCGTAHESLKDMGISSPSQALQAECVPYKQNDRGSNILSTQQPHQLTPAAVAVEEAGPREAASTVNYRQIIADWVLQGKLKGMVLSTESSLSARTELTSSQWVARKADIQEWDPSANGCDPETADTVLLGGATGGMPDMGTPGGAAGGTPDTGTPGGDMEDNSREEEMNGNPFRGRSVKPPSLSSEADTLVIQCLASPADSSGEEELSYLSETEKMFPTKSFHSPLLPCHVTPRTKSRLTSAARDSNSSSSLFEETLEMPRRPRRIRSPQGMPWMPVGPAPCLEGNTAGGSWVAPGGENASCWEAEETNDLDDTEIIAKATSRSGSSAGRSSYPDASPTVLLDSDGGTNEQALSGNKGEAKPGAACHGGIPPHLPSSDTDNPPLDSMWLTEDGEGHCTDPTWQVALTKPLGATAFSQAESDAVSEECGRVLLSACLQEERRQPQLDAKRQPGPSRVSFSRLSSRRPSRATSATDHLSGRLSPVLDSCSQDFPLSPGGRPVNLSTCEPVEYLYMDEEKGYALIERHVPCTDNASVLADTTSSDDTIVYDWRAYQSKLAEQESKENQPPQCKAPVATSRLHLLSDEALIRKLRKLGANPGPVTGLTRKLYEQLLDKLMKDPNTQARKRSAGLSPELASALEAFQIPDCKDDDMVLSRQFDKPDKNRKWREGVLKSSFNYLLLDPRVTQNLPFRCQHLSQADCFRIFVSAIFYVGKGKRSRPYSHLYQSLTHYKGGKKQACPKVQQILDIWAGGQGVISVHCFQNVIPVEAYTREACLVDAIGLKMLTNQKKGNYYGVVASWPMKRRRCLGIHMLHRAMQIFLAEGERQLRPADIQIGQ, encoded by the exons GTCAATAGAGGAACTCACTCCATTGCATGTAGCAGCTTCTTGGGGATGTTACAAATGCTTGAAGCTGCTACTGAGGAACGGAGGGGACCCAAATCTCGAAGACCAG GATGGAAACAGAGCAATCGACTTAGCCTTGGAACAGGGAAACAAGATGTGTGTGCAAATCCTGCAGGGCTTCCAGCATGCCTGTCTCCCAGAGGAGGCTGATGGAGCAAACATGCACACAT TCTGCCATGAAGACTTCAGAAGAACTGAGAGCTTCCTTTCCATTCTGACTGATGACTACACAGAAACCGGTATCATCTCAAGTCTTTCTGAAGCGTGGGATGAACCTGGACTGCTCAGCAGCACCCAAAAGTGTCTGCCGGACAGGAGTCCCAGTAACGCAGGGCTGGGTGTCACCTTTAACAACGCGGCAGCTGCCGATGCAAGTGGCCGGCTGAGTTGTATCCCAGGGAATCTCCAGGACCATCCGTGCGGTTCAATGCCCCTGTCCACATTGGCCTTTTGTGCCTATTCACACCCGGGGCGTTCCCAAGGACCTTCCACTTTGTCTGACAACGATCCTAGCAGCCGTCCTGGCCTACCTCAGCCAGTACTGTCCAGCACTTGGCTTTCAGCCAGTAATGAGCCTCAAGAACTAACTTCAAGTCTGACTACAACACAGGGCCTTCCTGGGGATGAAGCTTCTGCTTCTCCTTCCTCAGAGACAGACAATGGTTTGACACCACCTGGCCGTGGCTATGAAGACACAACAGATGGTGGTCACGATCTGTCTTCCCAGCCAGTGCCTTGCCAGGATGAATCCATTTCAAAGGAGCCCATGATCTTCTCTCAACCACAGCGTTGCAGCATGAGCCATGCAGTGCGAGCACGGAGAAGTGTCAGTTTCTGTGAGTCCCCTAAAATTTTCCCCCTCCGTAACAATGGGAACTGGAAGGAAAGCCCTTCCGGGCCATGCTGCAACCCCAGAGCTAGTGATGCCAACGGGACTATGGGCCTGTCCCAGCTCAGTGACTTCCTCAATCTCGAAATGTTAGGAAAGGTGAATGGCCAGGAAGGATTGGATGTCACATCCCCAGACCACGTGTACCTGTTCTGTCGGGCCAACTCCACAGCCATTTATGACTTGGAAAAGACAGTGATGGATCCAACGTTCCTGGCCAGAACGCATGAAAATTCAGACTCTCCCTTCGCCACTGGACAGGTGCTTAGCGGAGGCCCCGAGAGCAGCGGCAGCCAATATGGCAGCTGTGACAGCGACTGTTACATTAGTGCCATAGATGCTTCTGACCACAGTGAGCTGAAGAAATGCTTGGAAGGGAAAGATGGCTGTACCGGTGGAGATACACAAtgctgcagctcttctctgtgtGCCGGGGACGGAAGTGCTGATTCCAGCTGCACTGGCAGCAAAGATGGGAGTTCACGAGCGTGCTTAGGCAAACAGTTGATGGCCAGCACCACAGGTCAGAGCTGCGAGAAGCTGGTAGAAATGCCATCTGCAATGGAAACAGTTATGCAGCACGTGTCCCGCTCCGAGTCACAGAACACAGAGATTGCAAGAGGAAGGCATTTATGTGCTAGTTCTGAAGCATCCCATATTAGCAGGGATGGTTCTGGTTTGACCTCTGCTGGGAAGCCAGCTTCAGAGCTGTGTACCTGCGGCACTGCACACGAATCTCTCAAAGACATGGGGATATCGAGCCCTTCCCAAGCGTTACAGGCTGAGTGTGTCCCTTACAAGCAGAATGACAGAGGCTCAAACATCTTGTCAACTCAGCAACCACATCAGTTGACACCGGCTGCTGTTGCAGTTGAGGAGGCTGGTCCTCGGGAAGCTGCCTCCACTGTGAACTACAGGCAAATTATTGCAGACTGGGTACTGCAGGGTAAATTGAAGGGGATGGTGCTTTCCACAGAGAGCAGTCTCTCTGCAAGGACAGAACTGACCAGTAGCCAGTGGGTAGCAAGAAAAGCCGATATTCAGGAATGGGATCCCTCTGCAAATGGGTGTGACCCAGAGACAGCGGACACGGTGCTGCTAGGCGGGGCCACGGGTGGGATGCCGGACATGGGGACGCCAGGTGGGGCCGCAGGAGGGACGCCGGACACGGGGACGCCAGGCGGGGACATGGAAGACAATAGCAGAGAGGAAGAAATGAACGGCAACCCATTCAGAGGGAGATCGGTAAAGCCTCCCAGTCTGAGCAGTGAAGCTGACACCTTAGTGATCCAGTGCCTTGCCAGTCCCgctgacagctctggagaagAGGAGCTCTCTTACTTGAGTGAGACAGAGAAGATGTTTCCCACAAAGTCCTTCCACTCACCACTGCTTCCCTGCCACGTCACCCCCAGAACAAAGAGCCGCTTGACGTCCGCAGCGCGTGACAGCAACTCCTCCTCATCGCTCTTCGAGGAGACGCTGGAGATGCCAAGGCGGCCCAGGAGAATTAGGAGCCCCCAGGGGATGCCTTGGATGCCAGTTGGCCCTGCCCCCTGTCTGGAAGGTAATACCGCAGGGGGGAGCTGGGTCGCTCCGGGAGGTGAAAATGCATCTTGTTGGGAAGCAGAAGAAACGAATGACCTGGATGATACTGAAATAATCGCAAAAGCCACTAGCCGCTCAGGGTCCTCTGCTGGTCGTAGCAGCTACCCAGATGCCAGCCCCACGGTGCTGCTAGACTCTGATGGGGGCACCAATGAGCAGGCCTTGTCTGGTAACAAGGGCGAAGCCAAGCCAGGTGCTGCCTGCCACGGTGgcatccctccccacctcccaagcTCCGATACAGACAACCCTCCATTAGACAGCATGTGGCTGACGGAGGATGGGGAGGGTCATTGCACAGACCCAACATGGCAGGTTGCTCTCACCAAGCCCCTTGGTGCAACAGCCTTCTCCCAGGCTGAGTCCGATGCTGTGAGTGAGGAATGTGGGAGAGTGTTGCTCAGTGCGTGCCTGCAAGAGGAGCGCCGTCAGCCTCAGCTGGATGCCAAGAGGCAGCCTGGTCCCTCCAGGGTTAGTTTCAGTCGGCTATCTTCCAGGAGGCCTTCTCGGGCAACGTCTGCCACCGACCACCTGTCAGGGAGGCTGAGCCCCGTGCTGGACTCATGCAGCCAGGACTTTCCCCTCTCACCCGGCGGCCGCCCTGTGAACCTCAGTACCTGTGAGCCAGTGGAATATCTCTACATGGACGAGGAGAAAGGGTACGCGCTAATCGAGCGTCACGTCCCGTGCACGGACAACGCATCTGTCCTTGCAGACACTACGAGCTCCGATGACACTATCGTTTATGACTGGAGAGCCTACCAGAGCAAACTGGCGGAGCAGGAGAGCAAGGAGAACCAGCCACCGCAGTGCAAGGCACCAGTGGCAACCTCCAGGCTGCATCTCCTTTCCGACGAGGCCCTCATTAGGAAGCTGAGAAAGCTGGGTGCGAACCCAGGGCCCGTTACGGGTCTAACGAGGAAGCTCTACGAGCAGCTGCTCGACAAACTGATGAAAGATCCGAACACCCAGGCCAGGAAGAGGTCTGCAG GACTCAGCCCTGAGCTGGCCTCTGCGCTAGAGGCTTTTCAGATCCCCGACTGCAAGGACGACGACATGGTTCTCTCCAGACAGTTCGACAAGCCCGACAAGAACAGGAAGTGGAGGGAGGGCGTGCTGAAGTCCAGCTTTAACTATCTGCTGTTGGACCCCAG GGTGACTCAGAACTTACCTTTCCGCTGCCAGCACCTGAGCCAGGCTGACTGCTTTAGGATTTTCGTCAGTGCCATCTTCTACGTGGGCAAAGGAAAACGCTCCCGACCCTACAGCCACCTCTACCAGTCCTTAACTCACTACAAAGGTGGAAAGAAGCAG GCGTGCCCCAAAGTGCAGCAGATCCTGGACATCTGGGCGGGCGGCCAGGGCGTGATCTCCGTGCACTGCTTCCAGAACGTCATCCCAGTGGAAGCTTACACGCGGGAGGCCTGCTTGGTGGATGCGATTG ggttAAAGATGCTCACCAATCAGAAGAAGGGGAATTACTATGGCGTTGTGGCAAGCTGGCCCATGAAGCGTCGCCGGTGCCTGGGGATTCACATGCTGCACAGGGCCATGCAGATCTTCCTGGCGGAAGGGGAACGGCAGCTGCGTCCCGCAGACATCCAGATTGGGCAGTGA